The window TTAGATTAATGACATAATAAACATAGTTTATTCTTCGAAATGTAAGATAGCAAATTCAGCACATACGTAataatagtacctacctataccaATTGTCATACTTAGTCACATTTCATTTGTATCATGATATTATCCGCATGGATATGACTGCTTTATCTGTATTATGCACATAATTGTTAGGTTTAGCCTTTGTTTCTATcagaaataagtttatttttaactcatAATGAGTAAACAAATTACTACAATATTCCTTGTGAGTAACATGATTCGTTTCGAGATAATCAAAACAGTGAACGGCTTACATTAGAGCACGTGAGCGATTCCGATGAATTTTTAATCCATAGGAAACTAAAACGCTACAATTCAAATTTCTTGACCTGGCAGTTtcgtctttaatttgacatggcaatcaaaaaatgtatgtttaaatgtttCAGCGAATGTACAATACGTGGGGCCGCAGCCGCCACCTCCGCCGTACTCCACGCACCCCCCACCAGGAGTGCAACCCCCTCCAGGAGCTGCCATAGGCACAGTTACAACTACCTTCATAGTCACAAACCCCGCTGGCCCAGACCCCATGATCACAACTTGCCCTTCATGCCATCATCAGATCGTGACAAGAACGGAGAGGAATCCTACGACTAAGACCCATGCTATTGCTTGCCTGCTATTTTGGTTTATGtgagtaattattttaatgttatttattctatCTGTTTCGTTGCATAAAAAACGTGACGCATAGCTATTTATCAGTGACTCTTTTTTGAGATACGTAGCTACATTGGTTTGATTGTTAACTAatgctcttacgatgagggaaaGCACCGTTAAAAACCTGAACATTCAAGCAATGGATATGAGATAATGATATATAGGAATATGGTTCCCTGGTTGTTCAGATCAGCTGGGACATACTTTGTGTTATACCCTGACGACCAATCCGATCGTCCCTGACATCCAATCCAACTGTGGTCATGGTCACAGGCGTACCCTgggctcctttccagagagatgaggatgcaaccgagactTATGTAGGAAAATGATGGAAAATAGATTGACGACGGGAGAGTGGTGAAGGTGTCTAAACTGTACTTACCACGTTCTTGCACTTAGAGGGTTGCCATTTAAAACTGTTTTCTAAGTAACACGTGTTTTAATTCTAATCAATGATCTtgcagtgaaaaaaaaaaacattgttgtgAACCCTTCATGTTCAGGCAACCAACACCTAGTTCCCCACATAAATTGAAATCGGATACAGCTTCAACACAATTCTCAGATGCCTAGATCATATTATGGCAGTCACAGATGGCTGCCATTTGATCTAGGCATCTGCTTTGAATGCATTTCCCTAGATTACAACTAGATTTAAGCCGcatatgattttaaaatcaagTTTGCTGTAAAAATTcgcaaatattgtttttaattgtattcacattaatattatgaattagATAGCATGTTTGTCTTTTCTTTATGCTATTGAAAGAATACagctacatatattttacaaacaataatttgACAGTGAATCAGTAACACCGGACATATCAattgataaaacaataatgtcTTACGTACTCGTTTAAAACACTATCGATATGGTGCTCAGTTGATGTAGAAATCATATCAACATTTTTGATAGAACGTTCTTCTGCTTGGCGTAAGTCCCGGTTACAACCAGGATTAGGtagagtcaggtttttacacgaagcgccTCTCATCTACCCTCCGCATCCTtttcaggggaacctaacttatataggatcatggttacaaatttagttacctgaatgtgcacgtattttcacgatgttttccctcaccgtaaaagcatcggtaaGCTGTCACACTAATGTATATTACAGAGAAAATTGGCTAAAGAATTAACCGAGCCACACGGATTTCTTGCGCATTAAAGCCGGGTACCTTAACCGTTTGACCACCGACTTTATGAACTAGACCCAGTTGAAAAAAGCATGGTTCTACATCAACATATAGACAATAATActcaattaattaaagttgataaaatgatatatttagatggtatttattttatacagatTGAAAGATAATGCTTTCAGCATtaactaaaagaaaataaaaacataaagatactgtttaaaatttatttttgatttatttacagaTGTTGGCCCTGCGTGTGTCTCCCATACTGCATGGACTCTTGCAACAACATCGACCATTACTGTCCGAACTGCAACGCTTATATCGGTGGCTACAAATTTTAGACGTAATTATGATTGTTTAAGGTCCAATTTAGCTTAAAGTTTAGTATGTTTGGAAATGTTTGCTTCTATTAAGCCATGAAGGAGATACGGAGCAAACCCTTTCATATCATGGGCTGTAGAACATGTAACAACGATGTAATTTTAAGGTTAACGTATAAAACACAATGGCTCAATGCTAACTTTAGAAATATAAGATTTAATGCAAACTTCAAAGAAAAAGACATGAAAATCTACGAGTGTATATAAATAGATTATTACATTTGACCACTGGAATTTTCTTATCTATAATGTAGATAATGCAAGTTTCTAGgtgttttttattagtgtTAAGTAATCTAATCTTAATGacaatttttcaataagtgtatatttggtttaaacaaatttatatgtatatttagctACATTAGTGTCACGGTCTACCGCCTTTAACTtggtttttaataagtttaatgGCAATTAAAGTAATAATGTGCTTCCCGAAGCCCGTTGTAATCAACCCAGTTAATATAAGTCTTAATAAGATTATCCTGTAGAAATTGTAAATTCATATTTCTATCGTCATAATAATCCTGATATCATGATTCTTAACCGCTTTTTTCATAGTTTACCTAAGACTAATTCTCCTTGGCAATTTTGATACACAATTCGTCCTTTAATCATCTTACACGACATGTGCAGGGAGAGACGATGGTTGTTTTTCACTATGCGGAAACGGAACGACTCACTGTGTCTTTATCTTATATTTTCCTTGGTAGTTAGTTATTAAAAGTAgtagtttatatttatgtatcgATTAAGTGGATAAACTTTACCATGGTAGGTAATTATCTTTATAGGTATAAATGTTATCCAAAAATATGTTACatgtagatagatatattataaaatacattacaaaattattataatttgccCTTTTTTGACAACAACAACctgatttttttctgatttaataaataataataaaagtgttATGGTGGTGTTAtgtaatggtgccgtgtggttcccggcaccattacaaaagaataggaccactccatctctttcccacggatgtcgtaagagccgactaagggatagacttgggattcctctttaatgtaaatccctgccaatctaaggtctgccgcgccgatggatgcatggctaggggcgagcctagtctcgagcgtgccacttccgccatggggttgggcgacccccaggtaatggctagccttaccctggcatgcggggctctgctggggcggacaaaatttttccctagcgtctcgtgggaatcgcatggatgcaaattttttgaaagagcacctagatggcggcgatggtgtccgcaccccatcacgtctcgttcccggcgggagcggtatgcggtctgctgaaagccgctttgcgacgatgaatgtaagaggaggaatgaaggataagattgaggaagtatgccagatgatggatgaaagacgtttggatgtgttgtgcgtgaatgaaacgaagcggaaaggatgcgacgcgacgcagcacggcccttacacggcgtattggtctggaatttccagtaccagccgaggctgtcaaggggtcggtctaattctttctgcacgaatggctgagtgcgtgaatgagtatgagtgtgtcagccctcgtcttctatggattaggctgaaagttggaatcactcggatcttcgttctaggtgtttatgcaccttgggatgtgggttcgaggggtacaacatcagcaaaaagcgaaaacgaggagttctggaatagtgtaagagaagtattgaaagttaccaagccaaatgagaagattattatgttaggtgattttaatggatgggtgggtgtaaagcgtgatggatatgaaaaggtgcttggtgcgtttggtgacgaaaaggtgaatgataatggaagaagtgtattagaaatttgtctagagtgggatctttttgtgtcgaactcaatgtttcaacataaagagatccacacctacacaagagtggaaggtattttaaaaagtatgatagactttgtgattgtagatgaaagattgaagaacaaagtgctggatacccgtgcatatcgcggtgctggcattgactcggaccatttactggtgatatcccggataaggggtatcttcaatcgctggcggcacagggtaagggagcaaaccagcgctttggaaagagtaaaagtagaaaatttgcaagatatggatgtaggtaagaagtatattaatagactgaaggatgaatttgaagatttagaggaaatgagcgatattgaagatggatggaaggaatttaaagaaagaattgtgaaagtagctgttgaagtgtgtggtgtaagtagaagaaggaaaggaaaaaatcacaaaaatgcgtggatgagtaaagatgtgcaagaacttgtgcgattaaagaagaaagcatggctggatttgttagcagcaaaagctaacttaagaatgcaagaggttatagatgaagatgtgaatgaagcacgtaaggaatataagaaaatgaaagatttggttaagaaagctgtgattagaaagaaagaagagtataaagaggattttgataaaaggctatcagaagactttcagtcaaatctgaaagtattctggaaatccgtaaggtcagcccgaggaaatactataaccagagagctgactaggatcagatgccaggatggtagcgttgtgaaaggagaagaatgtgtactaaagatatggaaggactattttgaaagtttatttgaaaaaaaggaaggaaataagaaagatttctgctatagcgaagaaaaagagaatgagatggaaggcgaaattgaaatgttcgaaattgtggaagcacttaagagtatgaaagcgggaaaggctgctgggtgtgatagagtgtcggtcgagatgcttaaagcaggaaaaggcgtagtagctagtcagttgtactgccttttcaatttgtgttggagaagcggccgagtaccaaaagattggtgtaaggctgttatcgtgccactttacaaaggaaaagggtcacagctggactgcaaaaattatcgtggtataagcctgcttagcgtcgtcggcaaattgtatgctaaggtattgattaatagagtcaggaatgaaactgatgacaaaatatgggatgctcaagcgggatttcgaaagggaatgggatgtactgatcaggtcttttccttgcggtgcatagccgaaaagtttttggccaagagtcaaaaagtctattgcacattcgtagatctggaaaaggcctatgacagagttgagaggaatgaattgtggtcagcactttctatgcatggggtgagcagtctcttaatacgagcactgaaatccttatatgaggattcgagtgcttgtgtcaggataaacggagcgcacactgagtggtttaagattgagaaaggcgttaggcaaggatgtgttgcgtcaccgtggctgttcaacctatttatggatagctgtttgacagatttgaaagagtctaaaagtggattaaggataaatgagttactcgtcaaatgtctgctctatgccgacgatcaggttatactggcgtcatcagcggaggagttacaggagatggtaaactgtatgcatgaagctttaaaagagaaaggaatgaaagtgaacgtaagtaaaactaaaacactggtttttgaaatggagaaagaaatgacagcatgtaatattttgattggaggagaaaaagtggagcaagtgaaagagtttgtatatctaggatcaaagtttacatcagatggcaagtatgatagtgatattgaaaggagagtgaacgcggggaacatggtgaatggagctttgcatgcctttatgagcagtcagaaactatccaaaaaggctcgactggctgtgcacaggggcgtgttggtcccgacattaatgtatgggagtgaaagttgggtatggcaaaagaagcatgaaagcagaataaatgcagtggaaatgagagcgttaaggagtatgatgggtgtgaaattgagtgacaggataaggaacagcgtgataagggaatgttgtgatgtgaaagaagatgtagttacaggaatagaaaagggtatgttaagatggttcggtcatgtggagaggatgactGAAAGCAGGttaactaagcagatatacaaggagagtgtggagggaaaggtcggagtgggaagacctagacgaacgtatcttgatcaaattaaggacgtcctggtaaagggtcaggtcaaaagtacccgaaaccgccgagcttgtatgaagagagttatgaatgtggacgaagcgaaagaagtatgcagagatcgtggcaagtggaaagaggtagtctctgcctacccctccgggaaagaggcgtgattttatgtatgtatgtatgtatgtatgtgttattatagaacctttttaatttcaaacacTAGTTCTACCTACCATACCACCAGATATTTCTACGTATCTTGTTGTGACTAATTTACtctttattacatacttaccATACGTGACAGAAATGTGACATGGTCTGAAAATGTAAGCAaagtgtaaaatttattaatatagagTGTGTACCACCaagtatttttgaattaaaatagtaaatatatatatatataatattatacatcaGATATGTTAAGATACAAGTATACTAGGGGTATTAACCTCGAGGACGCCTTCTTTAGCTGTGTGTTAGGGATATATAAGCTCTTAGTATACACTTATATTATCAAGGCTAAACTATACTGTCTGTGGTCTGGTCTGGACTGGCGACGTCTGACATTGAAGGGATATAGCTATGCAGGAGTGTATAAGTTGGCTAAATTACTGTATAGAATGAAGGACCGATTGCTGTAGTCAAATATTTTAGTCATTTGCCATTTGAAATTAAACGTGAAAACCTTAACGCAGAAAATACCAACACCAAAGAAAATGCCGAACAAGTACGAGTTTGACTCGCGCGCGATTCGGTgtcataatattttgataataaaaaaaaaatgtcatttagGAGACCATACCCTTGCAAAGTAAAGTTTCATTTTAGTTCATGAAAATGTAACTATactgaaatgaatgaaaaagttttttgatcaacattttttttaattgtgacATTTTCCCTGGCGTGCGaaactttttttatgtgtGCGAATTTAAAAAGGACAAAGAAAATGGCGGAGTCTTTGTCTTATTACttgatgtttttaaatctgaattGAAACATATTTCGCGATcaagaaaacaataaagaaaGCTAAAAATATCGACCACGCCATCAATTGAGAACTGGGAATACCCGCGACCGGTTCTACAGTAACAGGAAAAAGTTTGCACCGCTGTGCATAAAACTATCCACTTATATTCGTGCATGAGGTCACCATTCGCAAAAAGATTGAATCCGCGCGACGTGGCCGCAACTTGTTTGCTCTAAATTGTGTAAATTTAgagtgatttttaatttagaaaagtatttattagcTATTTAGTGTAATTTTACGACAGAAAAAGCAAAAGtgaagttaaaaatatgaatgtttcTAAGGTAGACAACGAAGAGTCGTCGAGTTCACTGCGTAAGTAATGCTTTCTTTTTGGGCGTTGTTTCACTCTGTTATTAgtttattaagtacttatttaaaattaatcctGCATTCAGTTTACTAAATATgaagaattaaattaacagATCAGTGATTATCATCAATTAATTGCAGTTATCTGTTACCTGATTACTAAATTTATCTGGAATACATCTACGTTGTAATtgtaacacaaataaaaatgttgttcaGATATTGAAAAACCTTGTTAGTTATGGAGATTAGTCTGTAATTCACTAAGTAAGTTGGTATATCTGTTTGTgtttacataaacatatagGACATTATTAGTGGATGATCACCAACAACATCATGCCATATTAATGATGTCCATAGAAATCGGACTAATGTGAGAAtagaaatgttttattgtattcCGAACTATTGTTAGTGTTGCCATGTGGTTCTGCATTCTCAATGcttgatttttatataggtacttaatgttcttacggtgagggaaaacattgtgaggaaacctgcacattcagacaggatgggtaaccatgatccaatatgaggtAGGTATCCCTGCAAagattgtggaggtcagatgggagttgcttcgtgtccAAGATCTTTGATTAAGGTGGTACGCCGGGTTCCTCTGccgagtggtgaggatgtaaccggaacTTTAGCCAGGAGACAGAAGACTTACTCAgattttgatataaaactCAGTGTCTGCAAAAGACATCATATTTATTCATGATACGAAAAATATATGCCAATTTTCCCAACGGAGCGTTACCTTCCTGGCATCCATTTTGGGGTTTGTGATATGGTAAGATGTTGATTTTGTCCTTAAGCCGCTTACTGCGAATACGATCCATCTACCCTCAGGAAGACATTAATTGGTCCTATCTTACTATGATGAATACGAGTATTAAACAGCTATATACAATGAAAATCTGGAAAAATAGAAAGAAGTGTGAAAAGGTCGTGGCCATTGCAAAGAAGTTGcagatattatgtatgttgtaaacAATCAGAGTTAAATAGTACACGattaatttgatattatataatttcagaaattaaattattatgttttacatACTTAGAGCCTTCTgatctggctctgtctatccagTAAGTGATTAAGACGTGACATGTGTATATGTTTCCAGTAAATGCGGATTATCCTGGTTACCCCTCGTTGCCTCCGCCGTACTCCCcgccagaaaaaaaatctggaATACCACCTAATGAGGGAGATGGCAACACCAGCTCTTTCTACAGACCGGAAGATTCAGGAGCTGAAATAAATCGTAGTAATTGTAATGTGGTAAgtgaacatattttttaatctatcgtcatagcaatttgtcactatCGGAATCTCCATTCCATCATCAAGATAAatatgaacgtggccttttagccttttcgagactggTGTCTCTGTAGGTAGAGACACGTCTTAATCAgggcctaccccgcaagggataaagacgtgatataattatatctttggCAATCAATTCCACCAGCTCGTCACTTTAtgttactcttgacctgaccttacaCAGGAACGTCCCTGATTTAATCAAAGTAcgttgaaaatattgatgaacaTTAATGCAGTAGAAGTATTGCGGGATCGTGCAATTAAAGTGCATTTTGTAACGTTTAAAAGTATGTTTAGGGGATTAACTATTATCGTAAAATATCAGAAGTAGGCCACAGTAATACTTAACTAAAGTAAAACCTAGTGCACATGGAACGTTATGTCAACATACTGGTTTTACCAATTGTTtatctgtaaataaattaaacgtaTCATTTTCATGTTACAACTCGCCTATAAATGTGATATCAGTAACGTATCGAATTACTGATGTATATGcacatttttaattaggtacttagCCAAGCAGTATTCGATGAATGGAAAATACACTCACAATAGGCGACTTAGTTTTaagagttttatttcttttttacaacATGTAAATTACACGCATATTGGTTTGATGGACCAAGTATTCCCGCATATATTTCAACTGGCTGATGCTCACGACTTTGTTCGCCTCTCTGAACAATTTTTGTTGTTGCATGTCTATGTTTCCTAAAGATATAGCTTCAACTAGATCTTTTTTGTTCTCCATTAAGtgtttcacaataaaaaaaaacatttcatgcCTGTACATTGCTAGACCTAATAGCATtgttatatacaaaaaaagttttaggTATTCAAAATCTGTCTAGTAGTTTCGGAGATCAgtgtgtacaaacaaacaggcaaactggattatttttttaaatcttactcTACGACTGCTTCTTCATCgcctaattttgtttttacgaaaagatattgaatataccgtaatttcatttttattattttattataagtattgatTCAGGACCTTCGATTACTAACATAACCCGTTAACCAAGTCGTGTttcataagttattttaatatatatataataagtagtCTAAActagttttctttttaggtGATCGTGAGCGCTATGCCTCCAGTTGGACCAAAATCGACGAAGTTAACTTGTCCGTCGTGTAAGGCGACCGTGTCAAGCAAAGTCAGCTTCAAGCCAACAACGAAAACTCATCTGATCGCATTGCTTCTATGTTGTTGCTTGTATGTAAAAGACATCGTTATATTGATAAGTAACACCCCCATATATAGCATAATAATATGTCACCTATAGGTTACCTAAGATACCTTTTTGGaggtgaaagaattttcattGCCTTGTGTCCTGATTCCCggcataatataaaaagaataagacttcagctctttcccatagatgttgtaaaaggcgactaaggaataggcttatacactttggattcttcattttggcgatgggccagccacctgtcactatttgaatcttaaatctatcgttaagcctaacagctgaaagtagcctgtcagtctttcaggactagctctgactaccccgcaagggatatagacgtgattatatgaatgaatgaaacaaTGAACTGTTTAGTATTTCTGAAGATTAGcccttataaacaaacactCAGTTACAAACATTAACTCTTTATTAAATTGGTTTGATTGATATTATTCCAATATCTTTGATTGGTATAGATATTGCGGGGATTCCCTGACATTCctttttaaccaaatttcaGCAAAAACGTTAgtcacatttttcttttacgcACAGAAGTAagatagtttgtttgtaaatatttaatgaaatataactaagaatataattaagaatgtaataaataatatccatGTATTATTGCATTCTTAATTTTGCTTAATATCCAAGTTAACAAATaggtaataaaagttattgtaCTGAATATAGACAAATAGCTTTCCAGGTTGTGTGTGTGCctgacaaaaaatatagaaaattgaTCAGAGAATCTTTATCTATTGCTTGAGTATATTCTAGATTTGATGCTGAGTACGATAAGATGTCAGCCAaaaggtattattttttattttattttcaggtgcTGGCCATGTGTCTGCGTACCATACTGCGTTAATTCCTGTCGGAATGCGAATCACTATTGCCCCAATTGTAAAGCTTTTTTGGGAACTTATCAAAGTTAATTGTTACGTCAACAAAATTCAGAAACGTATACGTTTTAATTACGATATTTGAGAAAAGCTTA is drawn from Amyelois transitella isolate CPQ chromosome 6, ilAmyTran1.1, whole genome shotgun sequence and contains these coding sequences:
- the LOC106131320 gene encoding lipopolysaccharide-induced tumor necrosis factor-alpha factor homolog, yielding MSGDKMSGQAMPNVQYVGPQPPPPPYSTHPPPGVQPPPGAAIGTVTTTFIVTNPAGPDPMITTCPSCHHQIVTRTERNPTTKTHAIACLLFWFICWPCVCLPYCMDSCNNIDHYCPNCNAYIGGYKF
- the LOC106131319 gene encoding lipopolysaccharide-induced tumor necrosis factor-alpha factor homolog, yielding MNVSKVDNEESSSSLLNADYPGYPSLPPPYSPPEKKSGIPPNEGDGNTSSFYRPEDSGAEINRSNCNVVIVSAMPPVGPKSTKLTCPSCKATVSSKVSFKPTTKTHLIALLLCCCLCWPCVCVPYCVNSCRNANHYCPNCKAFLGTYQS